The Methanocella arvoryzae MRE50 genome includes a region encoding these proteins:
- a CDS encoding sensor histidine kinase has product MSTNIRLAAKTLIMGYRSIRTQAIIIMIVIMVVPIILVGTISTIYYRDIIRQNIWEDTLDQAKTVASFSGHFVDSALLFIESHASRSSISEAVETGDRAFLTDEVRQVQDAGIFYNVYVTDASGTVIISYPYDVAGRDDSDKPWVSSVLANKSGYVSDAVVSPIGGQPTVFVSAPIMRNETSIGVMVGSLDLYYYSNYILNPNITGSRYIYLVNRTGNVMIHTNRSYMDVMQNMSGYAGVPQVLMNKEGSVEQFSYEENIHKLASYSPIPRYGWGVIVSLPSDIAYEPINQATRWFAVFTSIMVLIVIAIAWVSSANIVNPLLHMTRATRNMPYGDYRKDLPLDRQDEVGDLARSFDQMAGDIRESQQKIVSARDQAEEEKNRAELYVDILGHDINNLNQTALTSLELVELNNRLSPDDQTLIRRAIASIKGSAGIIENVRKIQEFTSGELHLDNVDIDDMIRRSIAESPRPQGKTVIINYRPKPGMITRGTPLLKEVFSNIIGNSIKYSGTEVTIDIDVREIMDDGKISYEVAIADNGQGIPDELKPRLFRRLERGTKTGHGKGLGLYIVKMLVERFGGKVEITNRVPGDHTKGTKILIWMPAAEKAAAGRSDGSPPGPRQQP; this is encoded by the coding sequence GTGTCAACGAATATCAGGCTCGCGGCTAAAACGTTGATCATGGGTTACAGGTCTATCAGGACTCAGGCCATCATCATAATGATCGTTATAATGGTAGTACCAATCATCCTGGTAGGCACCATCAGCACGATTTATTACAGGGACATAATACGGCAAAATATCTGGGAAGATACCCTGGATCAGGCGAAGACCGTAGCTTCGTTTTCCGGCCACTTCGTGGACTCTGCTTTGCTCTTCATCGAAAGCCATGCTTCCAGGTCGTCGATTTCCGAAGCTGTCGAGACCGGTGACAGAGCCTTCTTGACTGACGAAGTCCGGCAAGTCCAGGACGCAGGCATATTCTATAACGTTTACGTGACCGACGCCTCAGGCACTGTGATCATATCGTACCCCTACGACGTCGCCGGGAGAGACGACTCGGATAAGCCGTGGGTAAGCTCGGTCCTGGCGAATAAAAGCGGATACGTCAGCGATGCAGTTGTCAGTCCGATCGGAGGGCAGCCCACGGTTTTTGTAAGCGCCCCGATCATGCGAAATGAGACCAGTATCGGAGTGATGGTCGGATCGCTTGACCTTTATTATTACTCCAACTATATCCTCAACCCCAACATCACGGGCAGCCGGTACATTTACCTGGTAAACCGGACAGGCAACGTGATGATCCACACCAACCGGTCGTATATGGACGTCATGCAGAACATGTCCGGCTATGCAGGAGTTCCGCAGGTTTTAATGAATAAAGAGGGGAGCGTCGAGCAGTTCAGCTACGAGGAAAACATCCACAAGCTTGCCTCGTATTCACCGATTCCCAGATATGGATGGGGAGTGATCGTGTCGTTGCCCTCGGACATAGCCTACGAGCCGATTAACCAGGCTACCAGGTGGTTTGCGGTCTTCACCTCGATCATGGTACTCATCGTGATTGCCATAGCCTGGGTGAGTAGCGCCAACATCGTTAATCCCTTGCTGCACATGACTCGTGCCACCCGCAATATGCCGTATGGCGACTACCGGAAGGACCTGCCCCTGGACAGGCAGGATGAGGTAGGCGATCTGGCACGGTCCTTCGACCAGATGGCAGGCGATATCCGGGAAAGCCAGCAAAAGATTGTATCTGCCAGAGACCAGGCGGAGGAAGAAAAGAACAGGGCAGAGCTGTACGTCGACATTCTCGGGCACGACATCAATAACCTCAACCAGACAGCGCTGACCAGTCTCGAGCTGGTTGAGCTAAATAATAGACTCTCCCCGGATGATCAAACCCTGATCAGGAGAGCGATCGCCTCGATCAAAGGGAGCGCAGGTATCATAGAAAACGTGAGGAAGATCCAGGAATTCACATCGGGAGAACTGCATCTGGATAACGTAGACATCGACGACATGATCAGGCGATCCATCGCGGAATCTCCCCGGCCGCAGGGCAAGACCGTGATCATCAACTATCGCCCGAAGCCGGGGATGATCACCAGAGGTACTCCGCTGCTGAAGGAAGTCTTCAGTAATATCATTGGCAACTCGATCAAGTACTCGGGGACAGAAGTCACGATTGACATCGATGTCCGGGAGATTATGGATGACGGGAAAATAAGCTATGAAGTAGCTATAGCAGATAACGGCCAGGGTATTCCTGACGAATTGAAGCCCAGGCTCTTCCGCAGGCTGGAACGGGGCACCAAAACAGGGCACGGCAAAGGCCTGGGCCTCTACATCGTAAAAATGCTCGTCGAGCGGTTCGGCGGAAAAGTCGAGATCACGAACCGGGTACCGGGAGACCACACGAAGGGAACAAAGATCTTAATATGGATGCCGGCAGCGGAAAAGGCGGCGGCTGGCCGGTCAGACGGGAGTCCGCCTGGCCCGCGCCAGCAGCCTTAG
- a CDS encoding heavy metal-binding domain-containing protein has product MVEDIIIVSTPYVPGYKITKTYGFTWGLIVRSRGIGGNIIASLRTIFGGEIHEYTELLNQSRQYALDRMKQHAREMGANAVVSVGFDSSDIGQNMSEVLAFGTAVTVEPETAASSPVRLG; this is encoded by the coding sequence ATGGTAGAGGATATCATAATCGTCAGCACTCCCTACGTGCCCGGCTATAAGATCACGAAAACTTATGGCTTCACCTGGGGACTGATTGTCAGAAGCAGAGGCATCGGCGGCAACATTATCGCAAGTCTCAGAACGATTTTCGGCGGGGAGATCCACGAATACACCGAACTGCTTAACCAGTCCAGGCAGTACGCGCTGGACCGCATGAAACAGCACGCCCGGGAGATGGGCGCAAACGCAGTCGTCAGCGTCGGCTTCGACTCATCCGATATCGGCCAGAACATGTCTGAAGTCCTGGCCTTCGGAACTGCGGTCACGGTAGAGCCGGAAACTGCTGCCTCAAGCCCGGTAAGGCTTGGATAA
- a CDS encoding Nramp family divalent metal transporter, producing the protein MSVERKTALFSGINFKQIALFLAVIGPGIITASVDNDAGGITTYTLAGAHFGYSLLWTLIPIAIVLVIVQEMSARMGVVTGKGLSDLIRENFGLKLTVLLTLVLLVANLGNTMAEFAGVAASMEVFHVTKYISVPIAAALVWILVVKGTYSMVEKIFLIASAFYLTYAISGLLANPDWGYVAASTVVPTVSFNPGYLAMVIGLVGATIAPWMQFYIQSSIVDKGIKISEYRYTKLDVIIGCLVTDIVAFFIIVTCAATIYPSGISVESAAEAALALVPLAGQYSSWLFAFGLFNASILAASILPLATAYTICEGMGWDSGIDKKFKDAPQFYTLYTMLIVIGAAIILIPGIPLIEIMVMSQVLNGILLPVILVFMLLLINNKKLMGSYTNGKIYNYISWGLTIAMTLLTLAMIATSIFPGLFM; encoded by the coding sequence ATGAGCGTGGAAAGGAAGACGGCCCTGTTCTCCGGGATCAACTTCAAGCAGATAGCGCTGTTTCTCGCGGTGATCGGGCCGGGCATCATCACCGCCAGCGTGGACAACGATGCGGGCGGGATCACCACGTATACGCTGGCGGGCGCCCACTTCGGCTACAGTCTGCTCTGGACGCTCATACCTATCGCCATAGTGCTGGTCATCGTACAGGAGATGTCGGCCCGTATGGGAGTAGTCACCGGTAAAGGGCTCTCCGACCTGATACGGGAGAACTTCGGCCTGAAACTGACGGTACTGCTGACACTGGTGCTGCTCGTGGCCAACCTGGGCAACACCATGGCCGAGTTTGCAGGTGTGGCAGCAAGCATGGAGGTCTTCCACGTCACCAAGTACATCTCAGTACCCATTGCTGCAGCGCTGGTCTGGATACTGGTGGTCAAGGGCACATATAGTATGGTAGAAAAGATCTTCCTCATAGCCAGCGCGTTCTACCTCACCTATGCCATTTCCGGCCTGCTGGCCAACCCGGACTGGGGGTACGTGGCTGCGAGCACGGTAGTGCCCACAGTAAGCTTCAACCCCGGGTATCTCGCTATGGTAATCGGTCTGGTAGGCGCTACGATCGCCCCCTGGATGCAGTTTTACATCCAGTCTTCCATAGTGGATAAAGGCATCAAGATATCGGAGTACAGGTACACGAAGCTGGACGTCATCATCGGCTGCCTGGTCACCGACATCGTCGCGTTCTTCATCATCGTCACCTGTGCAGCGACAATATACCCCAGCGGCATATCCGTCGAATCCGCTGCGGAAGCCGCGCTGGCCCTGGTACCGCTGGCCGGGCAGTACAGCAGCTGGCTGTTTGCCTTCGGCCTCTTCAACGCGTCGATCCTCGCCGCCTCCATCCTGCCTCTCGCCACAGCGTACACGATCTGCGAAGGCATGGGCTGGGACTCTGGCATCGATAAGAAGTTCAAGGATGCCCCGCAGTTCTACACATTGTATACGATGCTCATCGTCATCGGGGCGGCGATCATTCTCATACCGGGCATCCCCCTCATCGAGATCATGGTGATGTCCCAGGTGCTCAACGGCATCCTGCTCCCCGTGATCCTGGTGTTCATGCTGCTCCTGATCAACAATAAGAAGCTGATGGGCAGCTACACCAATGGCAAAATCTACAACTATATTTCCTGGGGACTTACTATAGCCATGACCCTGCTGACGCTGGCCATGATTGCGACGAGCATTTTCCCGGGCCTGTTCATGTAG
- a CDS encoding magnesium transporter — protein MSLSKSVSSIISSLPASAAFRGPEGQSIENVAYFSTFQGQKVIDSEGRVLGRIKDFAITPGESLLEVSRIVYMSNILRDSITVPMASVASFDGSFRLKIPREEIPPGKLSEHEMLIVETILDKQIVDIDGLKVVRVNDVLLTRVKDKLCVVGVDVGFKGILRRLGLGWVSGRLLTGMPDNLIAWSYIDPLDPGLRRIHLKIPRKKIGDLHPADIADIIEELDRKEQLLILESLGDEKAAETLEEVEPDVQAKIVKHMDSDDVADILENMNPDDAADVIHMMPREKACEVLKLMDEEEASDVKELLRYSHRSAGGLMTNEFISIPIKSRVADAFDRLRELGSEVDMIYYVYVLDDKERLTGVLSLRDLLLSKPEQCVSEVMKSEILRVLPDTTGDEVANLLSKYDLLAIPVTDNEGVMLGVVTFDDALEDVLPEDLRKQLPQNYRMIRKVHRGHGP, from the coding sequence ATGAGCCTGTCGAAGAGCGTTTCCAGCATTATCAGCAGCCTGCCCGCCTCAGCGGCCTTCAGGGGCCCGGAAGGGCAGAGCATCGAGAACGTAGCGTATTTTAGCACGTTCCAGGGGCAGAAGGTGATAGATAGCGAAGGCCGGGTACTTGGCCGGATCAAGGACTTTGCCATCACCCCCGGCGAGTCGCTGCTGGAAGTATCGCGTATCGTCTATATGTCGAACATCCTGAGAGACAGTATAACGGTACCTATGGCTTCTGTGGCCTCCTTCGACGGCTCCTTCAGGCTCAAAATCCCCCGGGAAGAAATACCGCCGGGAAAGCTGTCGGAGCACGAGATGCTGATAGTGGAAACGATCCTCGACAAGCAGATCGTGGATATCGACGGGCTGAAAGTGGTGAGGGTAAACGACGTGCTCCTGACCAGAGTCAAGGATAAGCTCTGCGTGGTCGGGGTGGACGTCGGCTTCAAAGGCATCCTGCGCCGGCTTGGCTTAGGCTGGGTTTCCGGGAGGCTGCTGACAGGGATGCCGGACAACCTCATCGCCTGGTCGTACATCGATCCGCTCGACCCCGGGCTGCGGCGCATCCACCTGAAGATCCCACGGAAGAAGATCGGCGATCTGCACCCCGCAGACATTGCCGACATTATCGAAGAGCTGGACCGGAAAGAGCAGTTGCTCATCCTCGAGTCGCTGGGAGACGAGAAGGCAGCGGAGACGCTGGAAGAAGTCGAGCCCGACGTCCAGGCCAAGATCGTCAAGCACATGGACAGCGATGACGTGGCGGACATTCTGGAGAACATGAACCCAGACGACGCCGCGGATGTCATTCACATGATGCCCCGGGAAAAGGCCTGCGAAGTGCTCAAGCTGATGGATGAGGAAGAAGCCAGCGATGTCAAGGAACTGCTGCGGTACAGCCACCGATCTGCAGGTGGCCTGATGACCAACGAGTTCATCAGCATCCCGATCAAGAGCAGGGTGGCTGACGCTTTCGACAGGCTGCGGGAACTGGGCAGCGAAGTTGACATGATCTACTACGTCTACGTGCTAGACGACAAAGAGCGCCTGACCGGAGTCCTCTCTCTGAGAGATCTGCTGCTGTCGAAGCCCGAGCAGTGTGTCTCGGAAGTCATGAAGTCGGAGATCCTGCGAGTGCTGCCGGATACCACGGGAGATGAGGTCGCCAACCTGCTTTCCAAGTACGATCTGCTGGCCATCCCGGTCACGGATAATGAGGGTGTTATGCTGGGCGTCGTGACCTTCGATGACGCCCTCGAGGACGTGCTGCCCGAGGATCTGAGAAAGCAGCTGCCGCAGAACTACCGGATGATTCGCAAGGTGCACAGGGGCCATGGACCATGA
- a CDS encoding Lrp/AsnC family transcriptional regulator, with translation MSHRSTTLLMNDSPEIDEVDSTILRLLRENARMSYLEMSRKTGISDATIQHRLKRMRERGVIDRFTVLANPAATGYTVTAIILVQTATEMHDEAKTALSALPEVSEVYSVLGEYDLYIKVWAKSLEELNRFINDQIRAISGIEDLMEIVVVERVKEDAPPI, from the coding sequence TTGAGTCATAGGAGTACTACACTACTCATGAACGATAGTCCAGAGATAGATGAGGTCGACTCCACCATACTCCGGCTTCTGCGGGAAAACGCCCGCATGAGCTACCTGGAGATGTCCCGGAAAACCGGCATCTCTGACGCTACTATCCAGCACAGGCTGAAGCGGATGAGGGAGCGGGGCGTAATCGACAGGTTTACTGTCCTCGCCAATCCCGCCGCGACCGGCTACACGGTCACAGCGATCATACTGGTGCAGACAGCCACCGAGATGCACGACGAGGCTAAGACGGCGCTGTCCGCGCTGCCGGAAGTGTCGGAGGTCTACAGCGTGCTGGGGGAGTACGACCTGTACATAAAGGTGTGGGCGAAAAGCCTCGAGGAGCTGAACCGGTTCATAAACGACCAGATCAGGGCCATCAGCGGCATCGAAGACCTGATGGAGATCGTCGTCGTCGAGCGGGTCAAGGAAGATGCGCCTCCGATTTAG
- a CDS encoding cation-translocating P-type ATPase, which translates to MSGWHDRPLDEVLTSMNTSQTGLTSREAAERLLRYGKNEISVDSGPGLPAIIAAQFSNYIVIIPVIASIIALAVGNFHDAVVIVIIVLLNTTIGVFQALQARRSINALKRLYRSEAHAMRDGKVGDVDTADLVPGDVIMIKAGDRLPADARIIASDGLSVDESMLTGESVPRSKQEMVLPENTPVTDRANMLYMGTNVLDGECAAVVVATGAQTEIGRISAMAGGAKKPKMPLERALDRLGRIFGISVVIVSAFVFLTGIIRAQPPLEMLLAAVSLAVATVPEGLAATITIALATGARRMANHKAIVRSLPIVEALGSTDVICTDKTGTLTKNESRVRTVYTFDRDREAYSIEHTDDPDLRMMFEVAGVCNDAIEEKWNQVTRYHGNQLDIALYDFLNRLGFDKAGYDRAYPRLSGIPFRPSIKMMIVVAGSHEAPRLYVKGAPLAVLEKCTKKLSSGRESTLREEDRERVRYANDRLSSRGMRVLAFAYRDLSQEDISDVWSLTHDLTFAGLTGFEDPIRDNVREAIQTCKDAGIDIVMITGDQELTAVAVAKELDLFHPGDEVMTGAELDLTPEDVLKAKADRVAVYARVVPEQKIRVVRALQSNGKVVAVTGDGVNDSPALKLADVGIAMGATGTEVAKEASDIVLQDDNFSTIVEAIYGGRVIYDNIRKFVKYLFTSNVGEVATIMFGLLLGLPLPLLATQILWLNLITDGLPALALSVDAPERDIMRRPPRRTGEPIINRITIFDMALIGLIMSICSLSVFYTALGQGIEYARTMAFTTLVALHICNAFNCRSETRSVIRGLFSNRHLLAAVGISILLLLAMIYLPPLQAIFYTVPLSTGDWAVVLLIAPIAVVVLEIRKWVTRHVNLRGR; encoded by the coding sequence GTGAGCGGGTGGCATGATCGTCCGTTAGACGAAGTGCTTACCAGCATGAACACTTCGCAGACAGGGCTGACTTCCCGGGAAGCTGCAGAGAGACTGCTGCGCTACGGTAAGAACGAGATATCAGTCGATTCCGGCCCCGGGCTGCCAGCCATTATAGCCGCCCAGTTCAGTAACTACATTGTCATTATCCCGGTGATCGCCAGCATCATAGCGCTGGCCGTCGGTAATTTCCACGATGCCGTCGTCATTGTCATTATCGTCCTCTTAAATACTACGATAGGAGTTTTTCAGGCGCTACAAGCCCGGCGATCGATCAATGCGCTGAAGCGGCTGTACAGGTCGGAAGCGCACGCAATGCGGGATGGTAAAGTCGGTGACGTGGACACCGCTGACCTCGTGCCCGGCGACGTGATCATGATCAAGGCAGGTGATCGGCTGCCGGCAGATGCCCGGATCATCGCATCCGACGGCCTGTCGGTCGATGAGTCGATGCTGACCGGGGAATCGGTGCCCCGCAGTAAACAGGAGATGGTCCTGCCGGAGAACACCCCGGTGACAGACCGGGCTAACATGCTCTACATGGGCACGAATGTGCTGGACGGGGAGTGTGCCGCTGTAGTGGTAGCCACCGGAGCGCAGACGGAGATAGGCAGGATCTCGGCGATGGCGGGAGGGGCGAAGAAGCCCAAAATGCCTCTCGAGAGAGCGCTGGACCGGCTGGGAAGAATATTCGGCATCAGTGTCGTCATTGTTTCTGCCTTTGTCTTCCTCACCGGAATCATCAGGGCACAGCCGCCTCTCGAAATGCTCCTCGCTGCAGTCAGCCTGGCAGTTGCGACAGTTCCCGAAGGCCTGGCAGCCACAATAACCATCGCTCTCGCCACGGGGGCACGCCGCATGGCCAACCATAAAGCTATCGTACGATCGCTGCCCATCGTGGAAGCGCTGGGCAGCACGGATGTCATCTGCACGGATAAAACGGGCACCCTGACGAAGAACGAGTCACGGGTGAGGACAGTATACACTTTCGACAGAGACCGTGAGGCGTATTCCATAGAGCATACGGATGACCCGGACCTTCGTATGATGTTTGAAGTGGCCGGCGTATGCAACGATGCTATAGAAGAAAAATGGAACCAGGTTACCCGCTATCATGGCAACCAGTTAGACATAGCCCTGTACGATTTCCTGAACCGGCTCGGCTTCGACAAGGCCGGCTACGATCGGGCATATCCCCGTCTTTCAGGCATACCCTTCCGGCCGTCGATCAAGATGATGATAGTCGTAGCCGGAAGCCATGAGGCCCCGAGGCTGTACGTGAAGGGAGCGCCGCTGGCGGTGCTGGAGAAGTGCACAAAAAAGCTCTCCTCGGGCAGGGAGAGCACCTTGAGAGAGGAAGACCGGGAGAGAGTGAGATATGCGAACGATCGCCTATCATCACGTGGCATGAGGGTGCTCGCCTTCGCTTACCGAGACCTGTCGCAGGAGGATATTAGCGATGTGTGGTCGCTGACTCACGATCTGACGTTCGCTGGCCTGACAGGATTCGAAGACCCGATCCGGGACAACGTCAGAGAAGCTATCCAGACGTGCAAGGATGCCGGCATAGACATCGTGATGATAACGGGCGATCAGGAGCTTACGGCAGTCGCAGTCGCTAAAGAGCTGGACCTTTTTCACCCGGGCGATGAGGTGATGACGGGTGCCGAGCTGGATCTGACTCCCGAGGATGTCCTGAAGGCGAAGGCGGACCGGGTAGCTGTCTACGCAAGAGTGGTGCCGGAACAGAAGATCCGGGTAGTAAGAGCACTGCAGTCGAATGGCAAGGTCGTGGCGGTAACCGGCGACGGCGTGAACGACTCCCCGGCGCTGAAACTGGCAGACGTGGGCATAGCGATGGGCGCCACAGGCACGGAAGTGGCCAAGGAAGCTTCCGACATCGTCCTGCAGGACGATAACTTTTCCACGATTGTAGAAGCGATCTATGGCGGACGGGTGATCTACGATAACATCCGCAAATTTGTCAAGTACCTGTTCACCAGCAACGTGGGCGAGGTAGCGACCATCATGTTCGGGCTGTTGCTGGGCCTGCCCCTTCCTCTGCTGGCCACCCAGATCCTCTGGCTCAACCTGATCACCGACGGACTGCCGGCACTCGCTCTGAGTGTAGACGCCCCGGAGCGCGACATCATGCGCAGACCCCCGAGAAGGACCGGAGAGCCAATTATCAACAGGATTACAATCTTCGACATGGCCTTGATCGGGCTGATCATGAGCATCTGCTCGCTAAGCGTGTTCTACACAGCCCTCGGCCAGGGTATCGAATACGCCCGCACCATGGCTTTCACAACGCTGGTCGCCCTGCATATCTGCAATGCGTTCAACTGCAGGTCAGAGACCAGATCGGTTATCAGAGGACTGTTCTCGAACAGGCATCTTCTGGCAGCGGTAGGAATATCCATCCTGCTGCTCCTGGCGATGATATACCTGCCACCCCTGCAGGCGATCTTCTACACAGTCCCCCTCTCGACAGGAGACTGGGCGGTCGTGCTCCTCATAGCGCCGATAGCAGTTGTAGTTTTAGAGATCAGGAAATGGGTTACGAGACACGTTAATCTCCGAGGCCGGTAG
- a CDS encoding SWIM zinc finger family protein, protein MQQAGATGSTDLRKLTEQDISKLFSPKILERGIEYFEEGRLQRPFVYRSSIMAECHGTQPENYHTSIDVRDDNIVASCTCPYAFGYCKHIAAVLYAWVKRPSAFADLGESEEILSRLDKSQIVEIVMDMIRYDPDVMYVINLRLTSAGELTDFTRREVAAIFSEEYVDYLNVREIVKKLDIFREYASDLAREKKTDTALALIEPVIDAIVANYTRLDDADALMANFFGAAMDMYGSLLSVIKDEGKLRIHLTRALDWYMDAEWGLESDVLKFLADYPVRLGQNKYMIDAVELKISDFKRSFISTSPKYSEEHEYIDERIGRLNILRSELRRNAFR, encoded by the coding sequence ATGCAGCAGGCCGGAGCCACAGGCTCGACAGATCTTCGAAAGCTGACGGAGCAGGACATTAGTAAGCTCTTCAGCCCCAAAATACTGGAGCGGGGCATCGAATATTTCGAGGAGGGTCGCCTGCAGCGGCCTTTTGTATACAGAAGCAGTATTATGGCAGAGTGCCATGGCACCCAGCCTGAGAATTACCACACCAGTATCGACGTCAGAGACGATAATATCGTGGCGTCGTGTACCTGTCCATATGCTTTTGGGTACTGTAAGCACATTGCGGCAGTGCTGTACGCCTGGGTGAAGCGGCCTTCGGCCTTCGCGGACCTCGGGGAGAGCGAGGAGATTCTGAGCCGGCTGGACAAGAGCCAGATCGTCGAGATCGTCATGGACATGATCCGTTATGATCCCGACGTCATGTACGTGATCAACCTTCGCCTGACGTCTGCCGGAGAACTTACGGACTTCACCCGCCGGGAAGTCGCCGCCATCTTTTCCGAGGAGTACGTAGACTACCTCAACGTCCGGGAGATCGTGAAGAAGCTGGACATTTTCCGGGAATACGCCTCGGACCTCGCGAGGGAGAAGAAAACTGATACAGCCCTTGCATTGATAGAGCCGGTCATCGATGCGATCGTCGCTAACTATACCCGCCTGGACGATGCTGACGCACTGATGGCCAACTTTTTCGGGGCGGCCATGGACATGTATGGCAGCCTGCTCTCCGTGATTAAAGACGAGGGGAAGTTGCGGATTCACCTGACCAGAGCCCTGGACTGGTATATGGACGCAGAGTGGGGGCTGGAAAGCGACGTTCTGAAGTTTTTGGCTGATTACCCGGTGCGGCTGGGCCAGAACAAGTATATGATCGACGCAGTTGAGCTGAAGATCTCTGATTTTAAGCGCAGCTTCATATCCACCAGCCCGAAGTACTCGGAGGAGCACGAGTACATCGACGAGCGCATTGGAAGGCTGAACATCCTGAGGTCCGAGCTTCGCAGAAACGCTTTCCGCTGA
- a CDS encoding DUF2769 domain-containing protein, whose translation MATPQENDENYNACICNGCPSFPGNDKKLYCARGKSDKKIVMEGCICPAGCPVYAQHKLRDMYYCINGKAK comes from the coding sequence ATGGCCACGCCACAAGAAAATGACGAAAATTATAATGCCTGTATCTGCAACGGGTGCCCCAGCTTTCCGGGCAACGATAAAAAGCTGTACTGTGCCAGAGGCAAGAGCGATAAGAAGATTGTAATGGAAGGCTGCATATGTCCTGCAGGCTGTCCGGTCTATGCCCAGCACAAGCTGAGGGACATGTATTACTGCATTAATGGAAAGGCAAAGTAA
- a CDS encoding radical SAM protein translates to MLPDSGLWKLHDELMAEYRQSRAEGKIPAGDRLDTSLLDVKIELAERLLKACCFCERRCGCDRFRKAGACGADAVSRISSEFLHRGEEPELIPSHTIFFEGCNFTCAYCQNWAIATRARSPPLDVLRMCRVIEARRGQGSANVNFVGGDPIPHLHTVLKIVRCMPEELPVIWNSNMYMTPEAMKLLDGVVDLYLADFRYGNDEHAYRYSGIRDYWKVTTRNFLEAKRQARVLVRQLVLPGHVECCTKPIVEWCAENLGKDVRFNLMFQYHPEHRAAVHPEINRPLNMSEIRRATEIVKAAGLTNLV, encoded by the coding sequence TTGCTCCCGGACTCTGGCCTGTGGAAGTTGCACGACGAACTTATGGCCGAGTACAGGCAGTCCAGAGCGGAAGGTAAGATACCGGCAGGCGACAGGCTGGATACCTCGCTGCTCGACGTCAAGATCGAGCTGGCAGAACGCCTGCTGAAGGCATGCTGTTTCTGCGAGCGCCGGTGCGGGTGCGACAGGTTCCGGAAAGCCGGAGCCTGCGGAGCCGATGCTGTATCCAGGATTTCATCCGAGTTCCTGCACAGGGGAGAAGAGCCCGAGCTGATACCCTCGCACACCATCTTTTTCGAGGGCTGCAACTTTACCTGTGCCTACTGCCAGAACTGGGCTATCGCCACCCGGGCCAGAAGTCCTCCTCTTGACGTTTTGCGGATGTGCAGGGTCATCGAAGCCCGCAGAGGACAGGGCAGCGCTAACGTCAATTTCGTCGGCGGAGATCCCATACCACACCTGCACACAGTCCTGAAGATCGTCAGGTGCATGCCAGAGGAGCTGCCGGTGATCTGGAACTCTAACATGTACATGACCCCTGAAGCCATGAAGCTGCTGGACGGCGTGGTGGATCTGTACCTGGCCGACTTCCGGTACGGCAACGATGAGCACGCATACCGGTATTCTGGCATCAGGGACTACTGGAAGGTCACTACCAGAAATTTCCTTGAGGCGAAGCGCCAGGCCCGGGTGCTGGTGAGGCAGCTGGTGCTGCCCGGGCACGTCGAGTGCTGCACGAAGCCGATAGTTGAGTGGTGCGCGGAGAATCTGGGCAAAGACGTGCGGTTCAACCTGATGTTTCAGTACCATCCAGAGCACAGGGCTGCTGTCCACCCGGAGATAAACCGGCCGCTGAACATGTCGGAAATTCGCCGGGCGACGGAAATAGTAAAGGCGGCGGGGCTGACCAACCTGGTATAG